A genomic window from Megalobrama amblycephala isolate DHTTF-2021 linkage group LG2, ASM1881202v1, whole genome shotgun sequence includes:
- the stk38b gene encoding serine/threonine-protein kinase 38 codes for MATRGHASSSLMSNHTKERVTMAKVTLENFYSNLITQHEEREMRQQKLEKVMDEEGLPDEEKRVRRSQHARKETEFLRLKRTRLGLDDFESLKVIGRGAFGEVRLVQKKDTGHVYAMKILRKADMLQKEQVGHIRAERDILVQADSLWVVKMFYSFQDKLNLYLLMEFLPGGDMMTLLMKKDTLTEEETQFYVAETVLAIDFIHQLGFIHRDIKPDNLLLDSKGHVKLSDFGLCTGLKKAHRTEFYRNLNHSQSNDLTFQHMNSKRKAETWKRNRRQLAFSTVGTPDYIAPEVFMQTGYNKLCDWWSLGVIMYEMLIGYPPFCSETPQETYKKVMSWKETLVFPPEVPISERAKELILRFCCEADHRIGAVGVDEIKRNGFFEGVDYDHIRERPAAIPIEIKSIDDTSNFDEFPESDILQPTSPAVASNHHPESDYKNKDWVFINYTYKRFEGLTARGAIPSYMKSGKR; via the exons ATGGCGACCCGAGGCCACGCCTCCAGCTCGTTAATGAGCAACCACACGAAGGAGCGAGTGACCATGGCCAAGGTCACTCTGGAGAACTTCTACAGCAACCTCATAACCCAACACGAGGAGCGCGAGATGAG GCAGCAAAAACTAGAGAAGGTGATGGATGAGGAGGGACTGCCTGATGAAGAg AAGCGTGTGCGGCGCTCACAACACGCCCGTAAAGAGACCGAGTTCCTCCGTCTGAAGAGAACCAGACTGGGTCTGGACGACTTCGAGTCCCTGAAGGTGATTGGACGAGGAGCGTTCGGAGAG GTGCGTCTAGTTCAGAAGAAAGACACGGGTCACGTTTACGCCATGAAGATCCTTCGAAAAGCCGACATGCTGCAGAAAGAGCAG GTGGGTCATATCCGGGCGGAGCGGGACATCTTGGTTCAGGCAGACAGTCTGTGGGTGGTGAAAATGTTCTACAGTTTTCAGGATAAACTGAATCTTTACTTACTCATGGAGTTCCTGCCGGGAG GTGACATGATGACACTGCTGATGAAGAAAGACACGCTGACGGAGGAGGAGACGCAGTTCTACGTGGCCGAGACGGTTCTGGCCATCGACTTCATCCATCAGCTGGGCTTCATTCACCGAGACATCAAACCAGACAACCTGCTGCTGGACTCTAAG ggtcATGTCAAGCTGTCTGATTTCGGCTTGTGCACGGGCCTCAAGAAAGCGCATCGGACCGAGTTTTACCGCAACCTGAACCACAGCCAATCAAACGACCTCA CGTTTCAGCATATGAACTCCAAGAGGAAGGCGGAGACGTGGAAGAGAAACAGGAGGCAGCTG GCCTTCTCCACTGTGGGAACGCCGGACTACATCGCTCCCGAGGTCTTCATGCAGACCGGATACAACAAGCTCTGCGATTGGTGGAGCCTGGGCGTCATCATGTACGAGATGCTGATTG GCTACCCTCCGTTCTGCTCAGAAACCCCTCAGGAGACCTATAAGAAGGTGATGAGCTGGAAGGAGACGCTGGTGTTTCCTCCGGAGGTGCCGATCTCGGAGCGAGCCAAAGAGCTGATCCTGCGCTTCTGCTGCGAGGCCGATCATCGCATCGGCGCGGTCGGCGTGGACGAGATCAAGAGGAACGGCTTCTTCGAGGGCGTAGATTACGATCACATCAG AGAGAGACCTGCGGCGATCCCCATCGAGATCAAGAGCATCGACGACACGTCAAACTTCGACGAGTTTCCGGAGTCGGACATCCTGCAGCCGACAA GTCCGGCGGTGGCGAGCAACCATCACCCGGAGTCGGACTATAAGAATAAGGACTGGGTTTTCATCAACTACACATACAAGCGCTTCGAGGGTCTGACGGCCAGAGGAGCCATACCGTCCTACATGAAGAGCGGGAAGAGATGA
- the kctd20 gene encoding LOW QUALITY PROTEIN: BTB/POZ domain-containing protein KCTD20 (The sequence of the model RefSeq protein was modified relative to this genomic sequence to represent the inferred CDS: inserted 1 base in 1 codon) — protein sequence MMEAHTTASRMTVGAEGGADVTKEVGPAQPRPLSHDRVTLVVDGTHFVVDPAVFTTYPDTVLGRMFGRARQHSFTRPNAKGEYEIAEGIGANIFRVILDYYRFGMLHCPEGVSLAELREACDYLCINFDYSTVRCRDLSALLHELSNDGARRQFEVFLEELLVPAMVSSAQEGERECHIVVLTDDDTVDWDHDHPPPMGEENSQIIYSTKLYRFFKFIENRDVAKALLKERGLKNIRIGIEGYPTCKEKVKRRPGGKSEVIYSYVQRPFIQLSWEKEEGKSRHVDFQCVRSRSVPNLITAMGEGPTRPGATPXPQVDELDRLNGPAPPGLDQ from the exons ATGATGGAGGCGCACACAACAG CCAGCAGGATGACTGTAGGCGCAGAGGGCGGGGCTGATGTCACAAAGGAGGTGGGGCCAGCACAGCCACGCCCTTTATCGCACGACCGGGTCACGCTAGTAGTTGATGGGACTCATTTCGTGGTGGATCCCGCCGTTTTCACGACTTACCCGGATACGGTGCTTGGGAG AATGTTTGGTCGAGCGCGTCAGCACAGTTTTACGCGACCGAATGCTAAAGGTGAATATGAAATCGCAGAGGGCATCGGCGCCAACATCTTCAGAGTCATACTG GATTATTACCGCTTTGGCATGCTGCACTGTCCAGAAGGCGTGTCTTTGGCGGAGCTGCGCGAAGCGTGCGATTATCTGTGTATAAACTTCGACTACAGCACCGTCAGATGCCGAGACCTCA GTGCTCTGCTGCACGAGCTGTCCAATGACGGCGCCCGGCGGCAGTTCGAGGTGTTTCTGGAGGAGCTGTTGGTTCCGGCGATGGTTTCGAGCGCTCAGGAGGGAGAACGAGAGTGTCACATTGTGGTCCTCACGGACGACGATACTGTCGACTGGGATCACGACCACCCTCCGCCGATGGGAGAGGAAAACTCGCAAA TCATCTACAGCACCAAGCTCTACCGTTTCTTCAAGTTCATCGAGAACAGAGACGTGGCGAAAGCTCTGCTGAAGGAGCGAGGCCTGAAAAATATCCGCATCGGGATCGAGG GATACCCCACCTGTAAGGAGAAGGTGAAGCGGCGTCCAGGCGGCAAGTCAGAGGTCATTTACAGCTACGTCCAGCGTCCGTTCATCCAGCTGTCCTGGGAAAAGGAGGAAGGGAAGAGCAGACACGTGGACTTCCAGTGCGTCCGCAGCAGGAGCGTCCCAAACCTCATCACCGCCATGGGGGAGGGGCCTACACGACCCGGGGCCACGC ACCCGCAGGTCGACGAGCTAGATCGGCTGAACGGCCCCGCCCCTCCCGGCCTCGACCAATGA